One Desulfonatronum thioautotrophicum genomic window, CCCTGAGTCCGCTCCAGCAGCGCTATGCCCGGCATATCAGGCACAGCGGCCAACTCCTGCTGAGCATTGTCAACGACATTCTCGACCTGTCCAAGATCGAGGCCGGACGCCAGGAAGTCCGGGCGCGGGACTTCGACCTGGGCGAGATGCTGCGAAACTGCGCCTCCGGGGCCGTGGAAGCGGTCCGGGCCAAAGGGCTGGCCTTCTCCTGCCAGGCCGATCCGGACGTTCCCCTCCACCTGCGCGGCGATTCCCAGTTGCTGACGCAGATCCTGAACAACCTGATCAGCAATGCCGTGAAGTTCACGGAACAGGGCGAGGTGGCGGTGCGGGTTCAGAAGGCGGAGGGAAATGCCGGGATGCTGGAATGCCGGGATGCTGGAATTGATACAGCGGAAAGCGGGAAGCGGAAAGCGGGAAGAGAAACGTCTGACCGTCTGACCGTCCCACCGTCTCACTGTCCCACTGTCCTTTTGCGCTTCACGGTTCGCGACACCGGCCCGGGCATTCCCGAGGACAAGCAGCATCTGCTGTTCGACAATTTTTTCCAGGTCGATTCCTCGGCATCCCGCAGGCACCCCGGCACCGGCCTGGGCCTGGCCATCAGCAGGAAGCTCACGGAATTGATGGGCGGCCGCATCACGGTTTCCAGCGTGCCTGACCAGGGCACGACCTTCAGCGTCCTTCTGAACCTGGAACCCGCCTGGGGCGACCTGGATGCCGCCAGGGAAGCCGTCCCCCCGGACACCCTCGCGTCCCGGCTCGAGGAAATCCGCGGGGCGCGCATCCTGCTGGCCGAAGACAACGAGATCAACCTGGAGCTGGCCGTCGCGCACCTGCGCAAGGCCGGAATGGTCGTGGACGAGGTCCGCACCGGCCACGAGGCCGTCCAGGCCGCGGCCCGAACCGCCTACGATCTGATCCTCATGGACATCCAGATGCCGGAAATGGACGGCCTGGAAGCCGTGCGGCGGATCAGGGAGGCGGAGGTTCACGGTTCACGGTTCAATGGTTCAGCGGTTGATGCCGGGGAGGATGGTGCCAAACCCGAAAACAGAACATCCCCAACCGTGAACCGTGAACCGATGAACCTTGAACCTTTACGGCGACAGCCGCCGATCATCGCCCTGACCGCTCATGGCATGACCGGGGACCGGGAAAAAAGTCTGGCCGCGGGCATGGACGAGCACCTGACCAAGCCCATCCAGCCCCATGAATTGCTGCAGGCCCTGGTGGACTGGATTTTGCCCGGTCACCGGCCCGATCCCCGCTGGCCATCCCGGGCTGTTCCAGGCGACCTGTCTCTGTCCGATGCCCCGAATATTCCGGATATTCCGGAGGCCCCGGGCATTGACGTCCCCGCGGCCCTGGCCAGGGCCCTGGGCAATCGCGAACTGTACCGGAAACTGCTGACCAGATTTTCGGCCCGGCATGCCCATTTTCCGGAAGAGCTGGAACGGCAGCTTGGCGAGGGTCTTTGGGAGGATGTCCGGCGATCGGCCCACACACTGAAGGGAGCGGCCGCCAATCTGGGCATGGACGATCTGGCCCAGGCCGCGGAGGAGATTCAGGTCGTGCTGGACGACCCGGCGCCGGACCGGGCCGCCCTGGATCAGGCCCTGAATGGCCTGCGCCCACGCCTTGCCGCGGTCCTGGCCGGCCTGCCCCGCTTGGTGGCCGATCTGGAACCCGGGAGCCCATCCAGCGGCGCACCCGGTACCGAACCCGGCCCGGAACCAGCCGCCGGACCCCGACCGGCCAGGACCTCCATGCCGGATCAGGCGGATCAGCCCGACCCGCAATCTCTGGCCCGGGCCCTGACGTTGGCCCGAAGCACCCTGGATCTCCTGGACCAGGACCACCTCCGGGCCCAGGCCAGCCTCACGGTTATCCTCTCCCTGCCCCTGCCCGCCTCCCTGCTTGATCTGGCAGGACAGGCCCTGGAATTCCTGGACGACTTCGACTTTGACCCCGCCCGCCACGCCCTCCAGACCCTGGAAGCAAGGCTTCAAGAAGCCATTGAGAGATAAATTCACCCCCTCAGCCCGCGAAAATTTGAGAACTCAGCAAAGATTTCGCTTAAAAGCTGCAAGACTTGCATCAAGGAACCAGAACCTTCTTCGATTATCTGGACATGACTAATACTCTCCAGAAGATCTCAGATGTTACGGAAGTACAAATCGGTCCTGAGCAGAAGAAAGCCACAGAAGGAAGTCGTGATTGATCCCAGATCAAGGGATGGTTACTTTTTGCCAAGTGTGCTTACATCATTCCTTGTCATAGCTCTGTACTGCAAGACCTGACCGTTCCATTGAGATTGTTACCTTTTAAAATCGTTAAAAATCTTCCTCCCTCCGGGACTTGCGGCAGCTATGTGTTCCAACCAGATGGTTGAACTCAATGGCTATACGACGTCTCCCTTTCTAGGGAGGTTGGGCAATCAAGGTGCCAGTATCCTCATCATCAAAATTTAGCCTCTGTTGCCCCAAAAATGGCGTTGCAGTGCTAAATGTATCAAGCGTGGAGGAATAATCATGACCAGGCAGACCCATCAAGCCACAATCATGATCGTGGACGACACTCCGGACAACCTGAAAGTACTCATGGAGATGCTCCACCAGCAGGGCTACAGGGTTCTGGCTTTTCCCAGCGGAGGCAAGGCGCTGGCCGCTGCGGCCAACAACAAGCCGGACCTGATACTGTTAGACATCCGAATGCCTGGAATGGATGGCTTCGAGGTCTGCGAACGTATCAAGGCTGATGCAAACCTGCGGGATATTCCGGTGCTGTTCATCAGCGCGACCATCGATCCCAAGGAAAAAATCCGGGCTTTTACAGTGGGCGGAGCTGACTATGTGACCAAGCCATTCGACCCCCACGAGGTTCAGGCCCGGGTCCAGACCCACCTGCGCCTGAGCCGTCTGCTTAGGGAGAGCGAAATCAAGAAGGATGCCATTATCAACGCCATTCCGGACATGATCTTTGTCCTTGACCAGGCCGGAACCTATCTTGAATATCATGCATATGATTCGACCTGTTTGTTTTCTCCGCCGGAAGAATTCATCGGCAGGACGGTCAGCGATATTTTGCCCTCGGATGTTGCTTCGGCGGTCATGTCGTGCATGGAGCGGGCCCATGCCTCGGGGGCTGTTCAGGCCCTGGAGTATTCCTTGCCATGCGGGAGCGTGAAAAAGATTTTTGAGGCCCGCATCATCCCCATGGACGACCATCGCTTTCTGAGTATCGTCCGTGACGTGACGCTGCAGAAAAACACCGAACAGGCTCTGATCGACGCCAGGAATCAAGCCGAGGCCGCGAACATCGCCAAGTCCGAGTTCCTGAACAACATGAGCCACGAAATCAGGACGCCTCTGAACGGGATCATGGGCATGATGCAGTTGCTCACGACCACCTGCCTTGTCCCTGAACAAGAAGAGTTTGTCCACCTGGGCAAAATGTCGGCCAAGCGTCTGACCCGCCTGCTTTCGGACATTCTGGACCTCTCCAGCCTGGAAACAGGCAGGCTGGCCCTCCGGGAAGGCGAATTTACATTCCAGGCTGTTTGCGATTCCCTGCAAGAACTTTTTGAAATCACCATCAAGGAGAAAGGCCTCGCCTGGACCTGTTCCATGGACCAAGCCCTGCCTGACAAGGTCATCGGGGATGAAACACGGGTGCAGCAGATACTGTTCAATCTGGTGGGCAACGCCTTGAAGTTCACGGAACACGGCAGGGTATCCTTGGAAATTGCCGCTCTGCCCCCCGGAAGAATCGGTGACATCCGGATTCTTTTTTCCATCTCGGACACGGGCATCGGCATTGACGACAACCAGCTTGAAAAACTGTTCCAGCCCTTTGTCCAGGTAGACGGGACATTCACCCGCAAGTACCAGGGCGCCGGCCTGGGGCTTGCCGTTGTGCGACGGCTGGTGGAACTCATGAACGGCAATATCTGCGTCGAGAACCCTCCGGAACAGGGTGTCACGATTCACGTTTCCCTGCCCTTTTCCTTGCCGCAAGGCGCGACATTTTCAACCACCGGGATCAGAACCGATACCCAGGCAGCACCTGCGCGGGTGCTACGAATTCTCGTGGTCGAGGACGATCCCCTGAATCAGCTCATGATTGGAAAACTTTTGGAAAAAGACGGACACCAGGTCACCCTGGCCGAAAATGGACTGCGGGCCGTGGAACTTTTCACCAGCCAGCCTTTTGACTGCATCCTCATGGACATCCAGATGCCGGTGATGACCGGGGTGGAAGCGACGAAAAGGATCAGGATTCAGGAATCGGAAGCCAGAAGCCAGGACTCGGGAGCTGGGAGCAAAAGTTCCGAACCTCAGGTTTCAGGCTTCAGCCCTCAGCCCTCTCATCATATCCCGATCATCGCCGTCACGGCGCATACCCTGGCCGGGGACCGGGAGCGCTTTCTGGCCGCGGGCATGGACGACTATTTGGCCAAGCCCTTGGGCATCGAAGGGCTGCGCGGCGTGCTGCGAAAGAATACGTGAATCCAGGCTTCCAAGCCGCTACCCAAGGGTGAACCATGTCCGAGCATCCCGCAGAACATCAGTCGGATTCAGATCTGCACAAAGCCTTGCAAGACCTGCGTGAGCATCAGGTCGAGCTTAAAATGCAAAACGAGGAATTGCGCCGGACGCAGCAGGAACTGGAGGCTTCCCGGTCCCAGTACTTTGATCTTTATGACATGGCCCCGGTGGGGTACTGCACCCTCACCGACAAGGGCCTGCTTCGCGAGGCCAACCTGACATTGGCCAACCTGCTGGGCATGAAACGCGGCGAAATCCTGCGTAAACCCCTGGCCTTGTTCGTCCATAAGCAGGATCACGGCGTCTTCTACAGGAAGCTCAAGCTATTTCTGGAAAAACAAACGCCCATGAACTGCGAAGTGCGCATGATCGGTCCGGGCTCGGATTGTATCTGGGCCAGGATGCAGGGTGCGGTCAGAGAGGGGAAGAAAGATGATCCGTCGTTCAGGGTTATCGTCACGGACATTACAAAGCGCATCCAAGCCAGGGAAGCCAGGCTGAAGACCGAGGGCCAGTTCCGGGTGCTGGTGGACAACAGTCCGGAAGCGATATTCATCCAGACCCAAGGCCGCTTTGCCTACGCGAACAAGGCATGCCTGAATCTTTACGGGGCAAACTCGCTCCAGGACCTGCTGGGAACGCCTGTCCTGGAGCGAGTCCACCCGGACATTCGTGCTCTGGTGCAGGAGCGGATTCGGTTGCTCAATGAACAACATGTTCCGGCCTCATTAATTGAACAAAAGCAGTTCACCCTGGATGGCAGGCTCATTCATGTTGAGGTTTCCGCGGTGCCGTTCCATTACAACGGGCATGACGGAGCCATGGTTTTTACCCGCGACATCACGGAGCGTAAGCAGGACGAGGATGAGCTTCAACAGTATCGGCTTCGTCTGGAGCAGCTTGTGGAGAAGCGGACCGAACAGCTCCAGCAGGAAGTGGAGGAGCACAGGAATGCCCGGGAGGCCTTGCAGGAAGGCGAGGAAAAATACCGCCAACTGTTCGAGAATTCCGGCGATGCCGTGTTCATTGCCGATGCCACTACGGGAATGATCGTGGACGTCAATCTGCAGGCGCAGCACCTTACCGGATATGACCTGGATACCTTGCGGTCCATGCACCAGTCCCAGCTCCATCCTAAGGAATCTGCCGAGCAGACCCGCAAGGATTTTGAATTGTCCGCGATGGGAACGCTTCCTGTTAAGGCTCAAATCCTCGTATCCGCCTCCGGATTGCGCATTCCAGTGGAAGTTAATGCCGCCGGGGTGTTCGAGGCAGGAGGGAAAAGGTTCCTCATCGGCATCTTCCGGGACATCACTGAAAGATCGCGGGCCGAGAAACAGGAACGGCAATCCCGGGATCGGTTGCGAATGGTTTTGGACAGCATGGACGCGCTGGTCTACATTTCGGACGTGCAATCACACGAAATATTATTCGTCAATGAATACGGCCTGAGGATATGGGGGGACGTTGTCGGTCGAAAATGCTGGGAGACCATGCAGAAAGACATGACCGGGCCATGTTCATTCTGCGAAAGCCTTGCCGTGTTGGATGCAGGCAGGGACCTTTCAGCGGTGCATTCCTGGGAGTATCTCAGCACGGTTACGGGAAGATGGTATGA contains:
- a CDS encoding response regulator translates to MTRQTHQATIMIVDDTPDNLKVLMEMLHQQGYRVLAFPSGGKALAAAANNKPDLILLDIRMPGMDGFEVCERIKADANLRDIPVLFISATIDPKEKIRAFTVGGADYVTKPFDPHEVQARVQTHLRLSRLLRESEIKKDAIINAIPDMIFVLDQAGTYLEYHAYDSTCLFSPPEEFIGRTVSDILPSDVASAVMSCMERAHASGAVQALEYSLPCGSVKKIFEARIIPMDDHRFLSIVRDVTLQKNTEQALIDARNQAEAANIAKSEFLNNMSHEIRTPLNGIMGMMQLLTTTCLVPEQEEFVHLGKMSAKRLTRLLSDILDLSSLETGRLALREGEFTFQAVCDSLQELFEITIKEKGLAWTCSMDQALPDKVIGDETRVQQILFNLVGNALKFTEHGRVSLEIAALPPGRIGDIRILFSISDTGIGIDDNQLEKLFQPFVQVDGTFTRKYQGAGLGLAVVRRLVELMNGNICVENPPEQGVTIHVSLPFSLPQGATFSTTGIRTDTQAAPARVLRILVVEDDPLNQLMIGKLLEKDGHQVTLAENGLRAVELFTSQPFDCILMDIQMPVMTGVEATKRIRIQESEARSQDSGAGSKSSEPQVSGFSPQPSHHIPIIAVTAHTLAGDRERFLAAGMDDYLAKPLGIEGLRGVLRKNT